The genome window ACCTGCGGCTTTGCTGTGGAGTGATGAATCCACAACTCCCAAATgaacagacacagtcacacctgTGCTTGCACACAACTCTTTGACATtttacatatgcacacacacacacacacattaacagaaAAATCAAGTATACAGCAAGTATACAGAGCAGCCAAGCATCACAAGAACAGTCTCTTGCCGCCTCTTCACCACCGAACTGTTGGTAGtcaaaggaggaggaagcacaGCAGGAGGGGTCGAGGGTATTTTAaaatttttcaaatgttttgaagAAGCATTTTTATCCTTCAGTTTTAACAAGCTATGATGTCATTCTTCAGAATGCCTAACCGCCACAGCAAATTTGACTACAGTCGCACTGGACACACTCAACCAGTCACATATGAGCCTGTGAACAAGACATGTTGTAATTCGATGTGTGAAGAACATGGCTGTCTGACAAGCTGATTGATTTACTAGTATTCATGCTTCATGTGTAACCACTGTCATGTGTGCGCGTgcctgtgtgaatgtgtgtgtgtgtgatggttgtcaggacacatttttgttgttttgaggtGCATGGTTAAAATGTGGATTTAGGGTTGGAATTAGGTCAAGgttttgatggttaaggttaagccTAAATCACACTACGTGATTTTCAGCCCGGAGTTTTCCTCTCACCTGTGAATTTTGCAAGTCACGGTTAATCCCCCCCTGGATTAGCACACACAAGtatgaaatattcaaagatGTGACCAAGACCCTAATCTCAATTCTAGCTTGCTGGAAATTTGATCTGAGCGTGTGGCGATCTGCGCCGAAGCAGGAATATGACAAAAAGGAGAATGAAAAATTTAAATGCATCTAAAAACATGGCAGAGGTCACTGACGGCATTAGTTTTTAGACCTGGAGACATATTTTGGGCAAAATTATGCCTCGTTTCATACATGACTCCCTGTGTCACATCTTGCGTATCTTTTTGTGACCAAGTATTTTTGTGACAAGATATGCGAGTCTGATTTCCTCGTAGTGAAAGACCGTGTGGTGTGTGACTCTCCCGTCATCAGTCTTGATCACAAGACGGCAACAGTGCAGTGTGAAATGCACAGTGATTCTGAACATAGCTTCAGGCTAAGGCGCTAGGAAATGTACGAGTGTCCTCAAGACTAtaggtgtgtgagagagtgtgtgtgtgtgtgtgtgtgagagcgagagagtgtgtgtcagGCATGGCACCCAGTTacgctgtaaaaacaaaatgatcaaaTGAGCCTGCTCCTCTTGTTTGGTAACTTTTTGTCTCTTGGGTTTGTTTCTGCGACCACTCTGATCCactctatttttattatttattactaagTGATTACCGACCAAGCTGCTATCTGCTCTACAAAGAGCTGACACTAATCTCTTCATCACCCCCTCTTCCAGAGTTTGAAGGGTCAGTTTACTTGCAATTCAAGTAATCCACAAAGTGGGTTTTATTGAATttctttacattattttaacattcatATTATTGTGGTGAAATACTTTGTCATTGTATGAAAACTGTTGGTGTGTAGGTGTTTTAAATaccatgttacatttattgAAGTGAAGGGGATTGACTTGACCAGCccttattttaaatttttaaaatcTAACGTTGCTGGAGTTGGGGAGAGGAGCGAGggcctgcatttttttttttttcaaatcaagaCACACGGACTGGAAGGAAGGAGTTGCCAGGAATTCGTCGGTTGTATGTGAAGTGtataataaaatgtcataagCCTTTCATACATGTTTCATCACCCATTTCACCAACTTTTGTTTCTCTGTGCCCCAGAATTTTCTCTGCCCATCTCTTTGTGTCCGAATGTTGGAAAAAGTAGTCAATCCTCGTCAAGACCaccatgaatgaaaaaaaacaaatctctttaTGCTCATTAATTCTCCatacaatcaaaacaaaatcaaaaacctTAATGATGAGCAAGTAATGTGGAAAACATTAAGAGCTGTTATAGATTGAAGACTGTTAAGCAGTATCATTTcaatctgctttttttctaGGTTCTGAGTTCACTGTGTAATGGATGCAAGAGTATTGTAACTTACTATGTACTAAACATTTATGGAAAAATACAGTGTAAATAAGATTatattaaaagaaattaaattgaaaatacaTGCCCTGTGTTGTGTAtgatttccttttatttgtggTCACCTCCACAGTTCAGAGTTGCTTTCTACAATTCATACATCAAAATATTTATTCAGTACATTGTTGCTGCCACTTTCAAACTTCACAGCCTTTAAAATGAGAACAGATCAAAGACACGATTATTTCCCCTGAACTGACGAGGTTGACATGCCGAACCTCACTGCTTTGTTGACAGCATTTACTGGAACTGCAGCAAACAACACTGCACTCAGCAACTGGATGAGATCAAAAAAGAACTGAATGCAGAACTCATGAACATTGATCATGGTCTTTGGTGTCAAAGCCTCTCTTTGCCTGTGTGGAAGCTCGACTGAGACATATGAAAGCAACCAGAAACCCTTTGGAGGAATTGCCTCCTTACATAACTTGTTTATCTAAGATGAATGAtcaataaccctaacccttttcgATGTTTGGAATTAGAAAACCAATTCATTTCCCTTTCAGACTACACTTCCCAGAATGCCACCAGCGGACGCAGCGAAAAGCATTGTACGTATTACGTCGTCGCTGCTCTTGTTTTGGCAGTTTGTTTCGATATTCACGGATTGTCTGCCCACCAAGAAGGCTTTTCGGAGTGGTTAATCAGCGCGAAGCTTCGGTATTGTACATTCCTGCTTGTCTATTTTTCAGGCACAGTCATTAGACGTGTTTCGTTGGATGCAGCGTTGAGGACACATATCCTGATTGAACTGAGCTAACTAGTTTCTCTGCTGGCTAGCTAGCCAGCCAAGCTAATTAATTGTAGCTTAGCTTGGAGCAGTGGTTTGTTCAGAGTGTAAGCGGAAATGGCCACTTGGTGCtctgacatgttttatttcactgcaCGGTGCCTTAAACTTCGAGCTAATATTCCAGCGTTCACGCTACAGAGAAGACAACAAATGTGAGACATATCCACATAGCTACACAACATTACCAGCCTCTCGGACTGCTAGCGTCCGACGGTAGGAAATgacagatttgttttgatttaactCCTACTTTAAGTTGATCCAGGACAACTGGGGCTGGGTTAGGCGGTAAACAGGAAGAAAAGCTAGTAAAGAGAACGATATCAATAATGTATGTAGGATTGGGTTGGCCAACGAAATACTAATCAACTTTAGCAAGCTAAGCTCTTTCCCAGTGACTGTAGGGACTTCAATCATTGATTCTAAGAGCGTTGCATTTTAAGAGTGCGTCGAACACACGCAGCATGTCCCCTCTGTCCTACTGATCTTATCCACATCTTTCGGTTTCTTCTTTGGGCTATATTGTGTGAGGCTAAAAAATCACATtgcgtctgtgtgttgtttatctTTCAGATCTAAGTTTATATATTTACATGCACTGGCCGTTTCTTTAGATATTATCTGTACCATAGGACACCACatcgacttccattcatttagacagcctACACAAatcattatccctaaccttaaccataatcagTTAATGCCTAAGCCTAACCTAGCCACAATTCAAATCCTCAGAAagtaggttctgcctcattaggaccacacttggtctccatgaggaagACTGGTCCtgccaaggtcagtgtttatgccagaaaagttcCTAAAGAGGTGACTAATACAAAGACGCatacgcatgcacacacatacccacacCTACATGCACATCCTAAATCATACTAACAGCTTTACTTGACCACCTTGAAGAgattaacacatttgtgtttgtgatgtagATGGTACTGATGGAGCAGTGACTGTGTCTGGGCGGTTTTGGGGAGCTGGTAAGTGTAATTTCACAATGGCAGATGGAGGCAGCGATGATGATGTGATTCACCTGGCAAGTTTCAACGTCCACCGCAGCCAAGGTGAGACACATCTTCATATCCTCACTGACACACATGCTATCAGTGTAAGACTGAATCATCTTTTAATCTTGCATCAAACCAGACATGATGACGCCTCTGATTATTCAGATAAGGACAGTATCTGACTTGGGcacaacatcatttaaaattttGTTGCATGCCAGGCATCATTGAATGGGAAGGAAATCACATTTGAAAACTAGTACAtggatttattaaaaaaaaaaaaaaaaaaaaaaaaggttatttctCTTGCAGAATTTCAAATTTCTGTGTAAATGTGCAACTTGTTCATGGCAAATTGATTTgagcatatatatgtatatatgtgcatatgtatgtatatatatatatatatatatatgtgtatatatatatatatatgtatgtatatatatatatatacatacatatatactaggTTCAAAATGATAATCCTGTTTAATAGAAGATGCATAATTTTTGTTAATATAGCAATTTGAAAAGTGTTGTAAAAATAGGAGTGCTCGTTCAGATCAGCACTATGTgggtgttttaattacacaatcttgcacattttctactttgtttGGTTTCTCTTTGCTGGTTTGTGCCAATGGATTAATTCATCTAATAATCTAATATAATCCACCTTGAGCTAAGTAAACCAGCATAGCATTTATTGTTCTGTAGTGATATGTACAATTAAGgttcatatttaatattaacTTAATATTAAGAGCTCACTGACATTGTCAAACAAGTCCAACAAACATCACATTCTTAAAATACTTAGATTTTATCTGTCCTCATGTAGTCCAATGAAAATGCTGACGTTTACTTGCATATGTCTTTGGAGGCTCCCGTGCCCATAAGAGGGAGCTCATCACCATTTCAGATGACTCAGATGAGGAGCCTGTGACTCTGGTACCTGGTAGTCCTGTTTTAGTCCCAGATGATGCCGATGATGACATCAGCATACTGGAGGTAAATAATGAGCAGTGTTCTTGTAGGCACTCCTTATTTAGATTAGACATGTGTGAAAGTATTGTCAGAATTTACTGTCAGTAATATGGGCTGCATCTGTGTTCATTCATCTGTCACTTTTGCCTCCTGTGTTTTCCTGCAGCCACTAACTCCCTCACGAAGACATGTGATTCGTCCAGCAGCCAAATGGAGTGGGATATCTCCCAACTTGATTCAAGTTGTGGGTCATACTAATGCACCTCCTGCGGTTTCCATAGGAGGTCCCAGCTCTGCTCCCTCGACCTCCAGAGATGCCAGTACCAGCTGTGCTGTAGTTCGACCAGccatacaaacacaaataacagtGCCGTCTGGCACTTCTGGAGACACAAAACCACAACCGGGTTCCTCTTCTTTCACACTGACTCAATCAAAGCTTAACACAAAATCACAGCAAAAGGACGGTACGTCAACACATACAAGTATGGAGCCCCATGCAGTTTCTTCTGTCCAGAACCCATCTACCTCCACAATTGCCAAGGCTGTTGAGATCTCATCCAGAGCACCTATACGAATACTTAATCAACCTCAGCCTAGCACATCTGGACTCGCACAGCCAAGAGCTGACTCTTCAGCCAATGTACCGGAAGAGATGCAGGCAAGTACCTCTGCCAGTACCTCAGCCAGTACCTCTTGTGCGGTTGCAGTAAGTGCATTAACGTCCTccataaagacagaaaaactgGCAAGTACAAGCACTCTTTCGCAAGGAAATCCTCAGGCTAGCACTTCATCTGCACAGTCACAGTCTCACACGCGGATGCAGCCTGAGCCTGGTACATCAACACAACTCCAGTCCAGTGGGACTACAACCCTACAGCCCCACCTCATTCAGGTGAAAGAGGTGAAGCTAGTTGTTTTTCCCCAACAGCCGAGAACTCTAATAACCCAGCCCCAGCTGCAGCTCAGGACCCAGAACCTGGTGCAGTCTGTTTCACTCAATCGCATGCAGGGCAATCTCATTCAGATTGAGCCAAAACCTCTGGCCCAGGCACCTGCCCAGCCTCCAGTCCGGGTAACACAACCCCCTCAGGTGATATCGGTGATTCCCCCCACAGTGCTAATAGCTGCAGCCCCACAGAGACTAGGACCTCCAGAGGCTGGTCACCGGATCATTCTGGGGAGCCAGGCACCTGGGGAGGCTCCACCACAacctggtgtctctggtgttgTACACAGAATCAACATCAGGGTTCCTCATGTGAACACTAACCCTGCTGTTCCTCCAGCTCCCGCAGCTTCAGTTCGTCACAATGGAGGAGAGGCTCGTCTAGTTACGGCACCAAATCCAGAAAGGGTCAATCCACTCCCTGGTGTGGTTGCAGTCCCTCGTGCACCAGAGGACATTCCCCAAATAGAGGATGCAAGGCCTGGTCCCTCTGCACCACGAGAAGTCCCTCAGCAGGATCCCCACATCAGAGGCCTCATCACTGTCGTTGTAAGTACTATATACACAGCACGTACTGGACTCACACATGCATTACAGCCCAACAGAAAGCCTCACATAAGTTGGTTAATTTCTATTTAAATAACTGCAATATGATAATATGATTGTCATTCTCACCTTTGTTGTCGTAACCATCTCTaactttcttcctctctttgtgATTTGTCCACAGCTGGATCTATTGCCAGATGTCCAGGAAGCCTATGTAGCAGAACTGATCCAAAAGAATAATGTGAAAGACGTGAATGTGTAAGACGCACCTGTTCCTATAATCTCCAGTTTTTCAAACGGAGCTTTGATTAGTGATTAACACTGCTCTGGATATTAAACCAGTACATGTTAAGTTATCAAGGTTTTGTGAAGTGAAGATCATTGCCGTTATATGGCAACACAAATACTATTCACTGGTCAAATGTACTGTTCAATCCACTGGGGTTTTACATTAATACAGGTCTTTACATTTGTTAGATTTGATGTGACTGATATTTCAGTGTGGTTCAGTTCTTCTCATGGATAAAATgtcattgcattttttttgctttttaagttTGCGTTGTTTCAGTAGAACTCAGTAGTGGTAATGTGCGTTTTAGATTTTCCTGTGAGTGGTTTGCATTTTTGGCCTTTGCTCAGTTAAATATGTCGGCTTGTGCTCTGGGTATCTGTTGTGGGCATTTATCACAACTTTATTGACCTACGTTTGACCTACCTGTTGACCtgtttctcctctctgctgtgtctcCAGTATCTGTAACCTGCTGTTGGAAAACCCTGAATATCCAAGAAGGGAGACTGCAGCAGCCACTGCAGCTCCAACCAGCATCCTGCTGGAGTCAGGAGACACCCAGACAGAGGTGACTTTGTCTGTTAGATCCACAACAGTATTGTTCAGCACAACTCAACGTCTTACATCCTTGACCACATGACAATTACAAAACAATTAAGGCAGAAGCATGATATCACAATTGCTATTACAGCATCCTCATGGTGCGTATGTGTTTTTGGTCTCCGTCTTTTCAGGTTACTGAAGACCTGTTTGACTATGCCAAGCTGGGTACGGTGGGACCCGAGGCTGTGATGCAAGCCGCTGACTTGCTCATGGCAGATTTCAGGATGCTCAGCTGTCAGGACATCAAATGGGCCCTCAATGCTCTGAAGGGACACTATGCAATCACACGCAAGGTAAGACCTGTGGTCTCGTAGTGCTGCTTTCTTGCCTTCTTATTCAACTGCCTCTTTAACACTGTCGCTGTCTTTATCTCCGGCGCTGCCAGGCCTTATGTGAAGCTTTGAAGAAGTTGCATGATTCGGGCGACCCCTCAGGAAGGAGACGACGAAGCAGAGGGTCATCTGAGCGCTgctacattgacttccattttgAACATGGTGAGCAATGTACATTAAAAGTTGGTAGTTAAAAGTATATTCACACATATATGAATGTACTTTTACATTACAGGGGTTCTTCGACTGAACTCCTCTTTGTGTATCTTTAGTACATAGCTACAGCTAATGTTTATGAGATTAAAGATGTTCAGTTGAAGTataattaaaaggaaaaataaaaagtataccACGTTGTTATTAAACTATTTTTCGTGATTAATGGGGATGGTGATCAGTATTGGTCTGATGCTGGTCAAAATAACTGGATCAGATAGATAAtatgtaaaatctgatacaaatCCTATATATATTGCATCCTttactatgcacagactgtaaaaatgtaaataaaaatcagtaaaaGCATTTTATCTGAGTGATGTTTAGGCTTTTTGGGAGACCATTATTTGTTCCACAGTTGGAGaactgtgtctttgaaatgacccAGAAGAAATATCCAGCTTCATAGGTCACAAatagtctaaaatgactgtatcgaaATAATgtcggtattggtagatactccagtttgtgatatcggtattggacccaaaaaaaacacaaaaaagtggtttcCCTACTTATTAACCTCTGTATTGTTTGTGATTCATTCAGTAAAAGCAAGAAAATGCATAAAGTGGTGTCAGAGTCATTTTTGTAGAAGCAGTCACAGTTTGTCTGTGACTGGATGTAACCCAGCTCTTAACtcactcctccccctctccgtCCACAGGGTCAGTGAAGTTTGAAAAGAGGATGTATTTCCTGGAGAATGACCGTCGCTACTGCAGAACATACAGCAATCTAGAAGCTTCTGTGCAGAAGGAGCTGACGTTCTATCAGCAGAAAGCTAAGGAATGGGCAGAGGTACATTAAACCCTCACACATGCATGACATGCTTTCTTTCCATTAGAATAATGCTTttgatattaattattatagTTTTACCTGTACAGCAAACTTTGCCAGGTGCTTGACCTGGTGGACTCATGCTTGAATGATAGTttgacacaacaaacaaataaaatataaatttgaACAAGCGGTACTAAATTACACAGTATATGATATATGATTCTAAAACTAAACACCACAAGACCATATATAGTCTTCTTTTAGGGAAATTAGCTCAGTGGTGCTGCACACATCACACTCAATCAATATAAGCTTCATATATCACCGTTGATAAGTAGATAATTAAACTAAg of Solea solea chromosome 16, fSolSol10.1, whole genome shotgun sequence contains these proteins:
- the rnf216 gene encoding E3 ubiquitin-protein ligase RNF216 isoform X2; the protein is MADGGSDDDVIHLASFNVHRSQGSRAHKRELITISDDSDEEPVTLVPGSPVLVPDDADDDISILEPLTPSRRHVIRPAAKWSGISPNLIQVVGHTNAPPAVSIGGPSSAPSTSRDASTSCAVVRPAIQTQITVPSGTSGDTKPQPGSSSFTLTQSKLNTKSQQKDGTSTHTSMEPHAVSSVQNPSTSTIAKAVEISSRAPIRILNQPQPSTSGLAQPRADSSANVPEEMQASTSASTSASTSCAVAVSALTSSIKTEKLASTSTLSQGNPQASTSSAQSQSHTRMQPEPGTSTQLQSSGTTTLQPHLIQVKEVKLVVFPQQPRTLITQPQLQLRTQNLVQSVSLNRMQGNLIQIEPKPLAQAPAQPPVRVTQPPQVISVIPPTVLIAAAPQRLGPPEAGHRIILGSQAPGEAPPQPGVSGVVHRINIRVPHVNTNPAVPPAPAASVRHNGGEARLVTAPNPERVNPLPGVVAVPRAPEDIPQIEDARPGPSAPREVPQQDPHIRGLITVVLDLLPDVQEAYVAELIQKNNVKDVNVICNLLLENPEYPRRETAAATAAPTSILLESGDTQTEVTEDLFDYAKLGTVGPEAVMQAADLLMADFRMLSCQDIKWALNALKGHYAITRKALCEALKKLHDSGDPSGRRRRSRGSSERCYIDFHFEHGSVKFEKRMYFLENDRRYCRTYSNLEASVQKELTFYQQKAKEWAEHEDFLLALQVNEDEYKKDGQLIECGCCYGEFAFEKMTQCSDGHLFCKECLVKYAQEAVFGSGKSELSCMEGGCPCSYPVCELEKVLPENILCKYYERQAEEAVAATCADELVRCPFCNFPALLDKGMSLFSCPNPRCRKESCRKCHVQWKQHVGKTCEQVLERDEIRMRVLFEERMTAARVRKCVKCGTGLVKSEGCNRMSCRCGSFMCYLCREPITGYNHFCQHARSPGAPCRHCRKCSLWTDPTQDDERIIQEIQKEGEAELNKKSADNSGKRVGPPPEPITNSKRPRVGPPPENPPNPNPAAPPHPQAVQAPLFVPPRGRYPPAPPPGRMYHQVIVPRLPPAPYVPPLHHLPPLNNNNNNHHHHHHLHNPPLNPLHHNMDVMDLPMHYGPPHRYYRRL
- the rnf216 gene encoding E3 ubiquitin-protein ligase RNF216 isoform X1 translates to MINNPNPFRCLELENQFISLSDYTSQNATSGRSEKHYGTDGAVTVSGRFWGAGKCNFTMADGGSDDDVIHLASFNVHRSQGSRAHKRELITISDDSDEEPVTLVPGSPVLVPDDADDDISILEPLTPSRRHVIRPAAKWSGISPNLIQVVGHTNAPPAVSIGGPSSAPSTSRDASTSCAVVRPAIQTQITVPSGTSGDTKPQPGSSSFTLTQSKLNTKSQQKDGTSTHTSMEPHAVSSVQNPSTSTIAKAVEISSRAPIRILNQPQPSTSGLAQPRADSSANVPEEMQASTSASTSASTSCAVAVSALTSSIKTEKLASTSTLSQGNPQASTSSAQSQSHTRMQPEPGTSTQLQSSGTTTLQPHLIQVKEVKLVVFPQQPRTLITQPQLQLRTQNLVQSVSLNRMQGNLIQIEPKPLAQAPAQPPVRVTQPPQVISVIPPTVLIAAAPQRLGPPEAGHRIILGSQAPGEAPPQPGVSGVVHRINIRVPHVNTNPAVPPAPAASVRHNGGEARLVTAPNPERVNPLPGVVAVPRAPEDIPQIEDARPGPSAPREVPQQDPHIRGLITVVLDLLPDVQEAYVAELIQKNNVKDVNVICNLLLENPEYPRRETAAATAAPTSILLESGDTQTEVTEDLFDYAKLGTVGPEAVMQAADLLMADFRMLSCQDIKWALNALKGHYAITRKALCEALKKLHDSGDPSGRRRRSRGSSERCYIDFHFEHGSVKFEKRMYFLENDRRYCRTYSNLEASVQKELTFYQQKAKEWAEHEDFLLALQVNEDEYKKDGQLIECGCCYGEFAFEKMTQCSDGHLFCKECLVKYAQEAVFGSGKSELSCMEGGCPCSYPVCELEKVLPENILCKYYERQAEEAVAATCADELVRCPFCNFPALLDKGMSLFSCPNPRCRKESCRKCHVQWKQHVGKTCEQVLERDEIRMRVLFEERMTAARVRKCVKCGTGLVKSEGCNRMSCRCGSFMCYLCREPITGYNHFCQHARSPGAPCRHCRKCSLWTDPTQDDERIIQEIQKEGEAELNKKSADNSGKRVGPPPEPITNSKRPRVGPPPENPPNPNPAAPPHPQAVQAPLFVPPRGRYPPAPPPGRMYHQVIVPRLPPAPYVPPLHHLPPLNNNNNNHHHHHHLHNPPLNPLHHNMDVMDLPMHYGPPHRYYRRL